A genomic segment from Actinomyces lilanjuaniae encodes:
- a CDS encoding amino acid ABC transporter permease yields the protein MTVITDNLGVIGQGLATTLVIAMLGFTLALVVGTLIAVFRVSPIPPLRVLGAAWVTVACNIPTLCLMILAAFAAPRAGVPLSLFAAAVTAIVFSASGFVCETVRSGINSVPKGQVEAARALGMPFRLIITTVVLPQALARTIQPLVNIFISCLIGSSLAAAIGVPELTNVTQQLNLRYAQAVITFLTSGLTYLAIAFLATRLGAVLERRVTGGEARS from the coding sequence GTGACCGTCATCACCGACAATCTTGGCGTGATCGGCCAGGGTCTGGCCACGACCCTTGTGATCGCCATGCTCGGCTTCACGCTTGCGCTGGTGGTCGGTACGCTCATCGCGGTCTTTCGCGTCAGCCCGATCCCGCCGCTGCGGGTCCTGGGCGCCGCCTGGGTGACGGTGGCCTGCAACATCCCGACCCTGTGCCTGATGATCCTGGCGGCCTTCGCCGCCCCGCGTGCCGGGGTGCCGCTGTCCCTGTTTGCGGCAGCTGTCACAGCCATTGTCTTCTCCGCTTCTGGCTTCGTGTGCGAGACGGTGCGCTCCGGTATCAACTCTGTGCCCAAGGGGCAGGTCGAGGCGGCCCGAGCCCTGGGGATGCCCTTCAGGCTGATCATCACCACCGTGGTGCTACCCCAGGCGCTGGCGCGCACCATCCAGCCACTGGTCAACATCTTCATCTCCTGCCTCATCGGCTCCTCGCTGGCTGCCGCCATCGGTGTGCCCGAGCTGACCAACGTCACCCAGCAGCTCAACCTGCGCTACGCGCAGGCGGTGATCACCTTCCTCACCTCGGGCCTGACCTACCTGGCTATCGCCTTCCTTGCCACCAGGCTCGGAGCCGTGCTGGAGCGCCGCGTCACCGGAGGGGAGGCCCGTTCATGA
- a CDS encoding amino acid ABC transporter permease — MSLLTARTSSRPRGTTDADLLFDAPGPRGRRRILIGSVAVTLVLVALAAAALVQLDQAGQLAYPRWRYFLGQSVVSYLGRALADTLLVTVVGAALSFPLGIGLGWARMSRSTVVRLVVGTWIDAMRAVPMLLLIYFFLLAVPRWGLTLSPLWMLTVPVIMCSSATTAEVFRSGVAALDRGQSEAALALGLSRGQTMRLVLAPQALRLMLPTLVTQLVTILKDSSLGYVVAYAELMYAGRLLVSSARVSAHLDVYLPAYVIIAVVYVLVNWALGALARRVEARTR; from the coding sequence ATGAGTCTTCTGACTGCACGCACCTCTTCTCGCCCGCGTGGTACCACTGACGCCGACCTGCTCTTCGATGCTCCCGGCCCCAGGGGACGGCGTCGCATTCTCATCGGCTCAGTAGCCGTCACCCTGGTCCTCGTGGCGCTGGCGGCAGCCGCCCTGGTGCAGCTCGACCAGGCAGGCCAGCTGGCCTATCCCAGGTGGCGCTACTTCCTGGGGCAGTCGGTCGTCAGCTATCTCGGCCGCGCACTGGCTGACACCCTGCTCGTCACCGTTGTGGGTGCCGCCTTGTCCTTCCCCCTGGGGATCGGCCTGGGCTGGGCGCGCATGAGCCGCTCCACGGTGGTGCGCCTGGTGGTCGGCACCTGGATCGACGCCATGCGCGCCGTCCCCATGCTGCTGCTTATCTACTTCTTCCTGCTGGCGGTGCCGCGCTGGGGGCTGACGCTGTCACCGTTGTGGATGCTGACCGTCCCCGTCATCATGTGCTCCTCGGCGACCACAGCGGAGGTGTTCCGCTCCGGGGTGGCCGCCCTGGACCGGGGGCAGAGCGAGGCGGCCTTGGCGCTGGGGCTGAGCCGGGGCCAGACCATGCGCCTGGTGCTGGCCCCTCAGGCGCTGCGCCTGATGCTGCCGACCCTGGTCACCCAGCTGGTGACGATCCTCAAGGACTCCTCGCTGGGCTACGTGGTGGCCTACGCCGAGCTCATGTACGCGGGGCGCCTGCTGGTGTCCTCCGCGCGGGTCAGTGCCCACCTCGACGTGTACCTGCCCGCCTACGTCATCATCGCGGTGGTCTACGTGCTCGTCAACTGGGCGCTGGGTGCGCTGGCGCGGCGTGTGGAGGCGCGTACCCGCTGA
- a CDS encoding ABC transporter permease: protein MIHHDDLRGMGHALRLTARRLRVQVLAWILPLWLGMASFAPTYQDAYFSDADSAGGAGGNAVVEALRASPGTRLLYGELPEPGTIGQLVEWEGATYLLVCTALMAVLLTCRLMRADEDEGLTELLRSAGAGRWVPFLAPVLVTWAAVGVLAAFVGSTLMAEAHGIEALTAPGAWALAGVTAIVGWGFAGLAAVVCQLARSVAGARPLALACVGAAFVVRVLADESGAAWLRWTTPLGWRDLVAPYTDDDPVPLAACTAICGVLVATAGALYAHREYAGGYLPDRATSRRRWRIHGYADLLTRLSTRTTLIWTAAVACFSALFGSTTESILEMMRDDRIAAYVDVLVQADVGVMAQFMSLMTVLLVLLIAVAATGQAGRLATDETAGLVDAEVAVGMPRWRLFLTQAASAVVVAAVLLVLCGTVLATATATQVTADHAVERAFVFTVSQLPGVLAAIGITLAVIGVAPRRFGIVWAVIAWSAFARLLGGLVELPRWAQELSVVGHHLDVVSDPDWMPLAVQAAVGLVGTFLGLVAYQHRDLSR, encoded by the coding sequence ATGATCCACCACGATGACCTGCGTGGTATGGGCCACGCGCTGCGGCTGACCGCCCGGAGGCTGCGCGTGCAGGTGCTGGCCTGGATCCTTCCCCTGTGGCTGGGTATGGCTTCCTTCGCACCGACGTATCAGGACGCCTACTTCTCCGACGCCGACAGCGCCGGTGGTGCGGGCGGCAATGCGGTGGTTGAGGCGCTGCGCGCCTCCCCCGGCACCCGCCTGCTGTACGGAGAGCTCCCCGAACCAGGCACGATAGGCCAGCTGGTGGAGTGGGAGGGCGCCACCTACCTGCTCGTGTGCACGGCGCTCATGGCGGTGCTGCTGACCTGCCGCCTGATGCGCGCGGACGAGGACGAGGGCCTGACCGAGCTGTTGCGCAGCGCGGGCGCCGGGAGGTGGGTGCCCTTCCTGGCCCCGGTACTGGTGACCTGGGCGGCGGTCGGCGTCCTGGCCGCCTTCGTGGGCAGCACGCTCATGGCCGAGGCACACGGGATTGAGGCACTGACCGCGCCGGGCGCCTGGGCGCTGGCAGGAGTGACCGCGATCGTCGGCTGGGGCTTCGCGGGGCTGGCCGCCGTGGTCTGCCAGTTGGCACGCAGCGTTGCCGGCGCCCGCCCTCTGGCACTGGCATGCGTTGGAGCTGCCTTCGTGGTGCGGGTGCTGGCCGATGAATCCGGTGCCGCCTGGCTGCGGTGGACCACACCGCTAGGCTGGCGCGACCTGGTCGCCCCCTACACCGACGACGACCCCGTCCCACTGGCGGCGTGCACCGCGATATGCGGGGTGCTGGTGGCGACCGCCGGGGCGCTGTACGCCCACCGGGAGTATGCGGGTGGCTACCTCCCCGACCGAGCCACCAGCCGACGCCGCTGGCGGATCCACGGCTACGCCGACCTACTCACGCGCCTGTCCACACGCACAACCCTGATATGGACGGCAGCAGTGGCCTGCTTCTCAGCGCTATTCGGTTCTACGACCGAGAGTATCCTGGAGATGATGCGGGATGACCGCATCGCCGCCTATGTGGACGTGCTGGTGCAGGCCGATGTCGGCGTGATGGCGCAGTTCATGTCGTTGATGACCGTGCTGCTGGTACTGCTGATCGCGGTGGCGGCGACTGGGCAGGCGGGCCGGCTGGCCACCGATGAGACCGCCGGGCTGGTGGATGCTGAGGTCGCCGTCGGGATGCCGCGCTGGCGCCTGTTCCTGACCCAGGCCGCCTCGGCGGTGGTGGTAGCGGCCGTCCTGCTGGTGCTGTGCGGGACGGTGCTGGCCACTGCCACGGCCACGCAGGTAACCGCGGACCATGCTGTGGAGCGGGCCTTCGTGTTCACCGTCAGCCAGCTGCCCGGAGTGCTGGCGGCGATTGGCATCACCCTGGCAGTGATCGGCGTGGCGCCGCGGCGCTTCGGGATCGTGTGGGCAGTGATTGCCTGGAGCGCCTTCGCACGGCTGCTCGGCGGCCTGGTGGAGCTGCCCCGGTGGGCTCAGGAACTGAGCGTGGTGGGGCACCACCTTGACGTCGTCAGCGACCCCGACTGGATGCCGCTAGCAGTGCAGGCCGCAGTCGGCCTGGTCGGCACGTTCCTGGGCCTGGTCGCCTACCAGCACCGCGACCTGTCCCGGTGA
- a CDS encoding ABC transporter ATP-binding protein: MTARKDRGRAVGATNPSGTPIRVQGLVKRFGRFTALDGLDLKVAVGQVHGFLGPNGAGKSTTIRTLLGLYHPDGGTVRVHGADPRRAAPEINREISYVAGDVALWPSLTGGQALDALAGLRGRRDRAREKELIERFALDPSKKVRTYSKGNRQKVALVAALAAPTSLLILDEPTSGLDPLMEQVFMDEVTRAAAQGRTVLLSSHILAEVQRLCSAVTIIKDGRVVEQGDLTRLQQLARTRIEVGGNTDQLRGIAASLPQLEGDVSVEDGRLSVQVTPARVPQVLAAVAAQGATDVSCRPASLEDLFLRHYEEVRG; the protein is encoded by the coding sequence GTGACAGCACGCAAAGACAGGGGCCGCGCCGTCGGCGCCACGAATCCATCCGGCACCCCGATTCGTGTCCAGGGCCTGGTCAAGCGCTTTGGGCGCTTCACCGCCCTGGACGGGCTGGACCTGAAGGTCGCCGTCGGCCAGGTGCACGGCTTCCTCGGCCCGAACGGAGCAGGCAAGTCCACCACGATCCGTACTCTGCTGGGCCTGTACCACCCCGACGGCGGCACGGTGCGGGTACATGGCGCCGACCCACGACGGGCAGCCCCTGAGATCAACCGAGAGATCTCCTACGTGGCCGGGGACGTGGCCCTGTGGCCGAGCCTGACCGGCGGGCAGGCGCTCGACGCCCTGGCAGGTCTGCGCGGTAGGCGAGACCGTGCCCGGGAGAAGGAGCTGATCGAGCGCTTCGCCCTGGACCCGAGCAAGAAGGTACGCACCTACTCCAAGGGCAACCGGCAGAAGGTGGCACTGGTTGCGGCACTGGCCGCACCCACCAGCCTGCTGATTCTCGACGAGCCGACCAGTGGCCTGGACCCGCTGATGGAACAGGTATTCATGGATGAGGTGACCCGCGCCGCGGCCCAGGGGCGCACCGTGCTGTTGTCCAGCCATATCCTCGCCGAGGTACAGCGCCTGTGCAGCGCCGTAACGATCATCAAGGACGGGCGTGTGGTGGAGCAAGGCGACTTGACCCGGCTGCAGCAGCTGGCCCGTACCCGGATCGAGGTCGGCGGCAACACGGATCAGCTGCGCGGCATCGCGGCATCGCTGCCGCAGCTGGAAGGCGATGTGTCGGTAGAGGACGGCCGCCTGAGCGTGCAGGTGACTCCCGCCCGTGTCCCCCAGGTGCTGGCGGCCGTCGCCGCGCAGGGAGCCACCGACGTGAGCTGTCGGCCAGCGAGCCTGGAGGACCTGTTCCTGCGTCACTACGAGGAGGTACGCGGATGA
- a CDS encoding MerR family transcriptional regulator — protein sequence MRVKEIADLAGTTPRAVRHYHRLGLLPVPPTVHGKREYGVAHLARLMRIRWLAEGGLPLAQIAEVLAQDPGGTDRDSVLGSLRATREEILARRRGLQAQEARIEELIARVEDGEGLEPIPQLLVRFYDAVQARLDEAGLNARGLRAERQVVTALAALDLVPDSINAFLAELDSTDWEAGVRIYTEIARLEQLHGDVARTSAIQLAEETWEYTLRHRRAALAAFAGFPAGAPGRTTWRLTQMITDAYTGPAQHLYLNRFLKLLMTDPEFAVVLKRLAGDEPAL from the coding sequence ATGCGCGTCAAGGAGATCGCCGACCTGGCCGGTACCACCCCGCGGGCGGTGCGCCACTACCACCGGCTCGGGCTGCTGCCGGTACCGCCAACCGTGCACGGGAAGCGCGAGTACGGCGTCGCGCACCTGGCCCGGCTCATGCGGATACGCTGGCTGGCCGAGGGCGGGCTGCCCCTGGCGCAGATTGCCGAGGTACTCGCTCAGGACCCAGGAGGCACCGACCGCGACTCGGTGCTGGGCAGTCTACGGGCCACCCGCGAGGAGATCCTGGCACGCCGCCGTGGGCTGCAGGCGCAGGAGGCCCGCATCGAGGAGCTGATAGCCCGGGTCGAGGACGGGGAGGGGCTCGAGCCCATCCCCCAGCTGCTGGTGCGCTTCTACGACGCCGTCCAGGCACGTCTTGACGAGGCGGGCCTGAACGCCCGCGGACTGCGGGCCGAGCGGCAGGTAGTGACGGCCCTGGCTGCCCTGGACCTTGTCCCCGACAGCATCAACGCCTTCCTGGCCGAGCTGGACTCCACGGACTGGGAAGCAGGGGTGCGCATCTACACGGAGATCGCCCGCCTGGAGCAGCTGCATGGGGACGTCGCCCGCACCTCGGCCATCCAGTTGGCCGAGGAGACCTGGGAGTACACCCTCCGGCACCGACGTGCGGCGCTGGCCGCGTTCGCGGGCTTTCCGGCCGGGGCGCCGGGGCGCACCACCTGGCGGCTGACCCAGATGATCACCGACGCCTACACCGGACCGGCGCAGCACCTGTACCTCAACCGATTCCTCAAGCTGCTCATGACGGACCCGGAGTTTGCCGTCGTCCTTAAACGCCTGGCCGGTGACGAGCCCGCGTTATAA
- the pheS gene encoding phenylalanine--tRNA ligase subunit alpha, whose amino-acid sequence MTDAPGALSPTDEVGVNALVEQALAAVDAADSLAGLKEARLAYLGDASALALANREIGRLPDRAAKAAAGRLLGGARGRISAALTERQQVLEAQAEANMLATEAVDVTVPTARTTPGARHPLDVLVDEVCDLFVAMGWSIAEGPEVEHEWFDFDALNFDTDHPARQMQDTFYVQGESVGAAPGHPSNLVLRTHTSPVQARVMLEQDPPIYVACPGKVFRSDELDQTHTPVFHQVEGLAVDKGLTMAHLKGTLDHFARAMFGPEARTRLRPSFFPFTEPSAEMDLWFPQKKGGAGWIEWGGCGMVNPNVLTACGIDPEVYTGFAFGMGLERTLMLRHGIADMHDIVEGDIRFSQQFGTTGRGH is encoded by the coding sequence ATGACTGACGCCCCCGGTGCGCTCTCGCCGACGGACGAGGTCGGCGTCAACGCCCTCGTCGAGCAGGCCCTGGCCGCCGTCGACGCTGCCGACAGCCTGGCCGGGCTCAAGGAGGCGCGCCTGGCCTACCTCGGCGACGCCTCTGCCCTGGCCCTGGCCAACCGGGAGATCGGTCGGCTCCCGGACCGTGCCGCCAAGGCCGCCGCCGGCAGGCTGCTCGGCGGTGCTCGCGGCCGCATATCCGCCGCCCTGACCGAACGCCAGCAGGTGCTCGAGGCCCAGGCCGAGGCGAACATGCTGGCCACCGAGGCCGTCGACGTCACCGTGCCCACCGCCCGCACCACGCCGGGCGCCCGTCATCCCCTGGACGTCCTCGTCGACGAGGTCTGCGACCTCTTTGTCGCCATGGGCTGGTCCATTGCCGAGGGGCCGGAGGTCGAGCACGAGTGGTTCGACTTTGACGCCCTCAACTTCGACACCGACCATCCCGCCCGCCAGATGCAGGACACCTTCTACGTCCAGGGTGAGTCCGTGGGCGCTGCTCCCGGGCACCCCTCCAACCTCGTCCTGCGCACCCACACCTCGCCGGTGCAGGCCCGGGTCATGCTGGAGCAGGATCCGCCCATCTACGTGGCGTGCCCGGGCAAGGTGTTCCGCTCTGACGAGCTGGACCAGACCCATACCCCGGTCTTTCACCAGGTTGAGGGCCTGGCGGTGGACAAGGGTCTGACCATGGCTCACCTCAAGGGCACCCTCGACCACTTTGCCAGGGCGATGTTCGGTCCTGAGGCCCGTACCCGCCTGCGCCCCTCCTTCTTCCCCTTCACCGAGCCCAGCGCCGAGATGGATCTGTGGTTCCCGCAGAAGAAGGGCGGAGCTGGCTGGATCGAGTGGGGCGGCTGCGGCATGGTCAACCCCAACGTCCTCACCGCCTGCGGCATCGACCCCGAGGTCTACACCGGGTTCGCCTTTGGGATGGGCCTGGAGCGCACCCTCATGCTGCGCCACGGTATCGCCGACATGCACGACATTGTCGAGGGCGACATCCGCTTCTCCCAGCAGTTCGGTACTACCGGAAGGGGACACTGA
- a CDS encoding flavodoxin domain-containing protein, with protein sequence MRLLLTSSSRHGSTDEVAAVIAERLQGAGIDVDTCKPEEVESVDGYDAFVLGSAVYMTQWTPEAVEFTRRFSDVLSASPVWAFSVGLSGLPQGKVSDPKRIGPVLLAIEPEDHMVFPGRFDPGRLSLRERSIARLGGASEGDFRDWDQVRQWADAIAASLVG encoded by the coding sequence ATGAGACTCCTGCTGACGTCCTCCTCCCGCCACGGCTCCACTGACGAGGTCGCTGCCGTCATCGCCGAGCGGCTGCAGGGCGCGGGTATTGACGTTGACACCTGCAAGCCGGAGGAGGTCGAGTCAGTAGACGGTTACGACGCCTTCGTGCTGGGCAGCGCCGTCTACATGACGCAGTGGACGCCGGAGGCGGTCGAGTTCACCAGGCGCTTCAGCGACGTCCTGTCGGCCAGCCCGGTGTGGGCCTTCTCCGTGGGCCTGTCGGGTCTGCCCCAGGGCAAGGTCTCCGACCCCAAGCGTATCGGCCCCGTCCTGCTGGCTATCGAGCCTGAGGACCACATGGTGTTTCCGGGGCGCTTCGACCCCGGTCGGCTGTCGCTCAGGGAACGGTCGATTGCCCGGCTGGGGGGCGCCTCGGAGGGTGACTTCCGCGACTGGGACCAGGTCCGCCAGTGGGCTGACGCCATCGCCGCCTCACTGGTCGGCTGA
- the argJ gene encoding bifunctional glutamate N-acetyltransferase/amino-acid acetyltransferase ArgJ, which produces MSVTAAQGFRAAGVAAGLKPSAAPDLALVVNDGPHDVAAGVFTTNRVVAAPVVWSRQALAPACGQEGGRARAVVLNSGSANACTGVQGVRDTEATAMHVAGLLGCDPAEVLVCSTGVIGEPLDMPRLLDGADVAALCLEATADAGTAAATAIMTTDTVSKEEALTVGSGPGRWTVGGMIKGVGMLAPAMATMLAVVTTDAVVTPDAARQALSAAAARTLNRISSDGCMSTNDTVVLLASGASGVPVSQEEFEDAVTELLARLGRRLVADAEGATHDIAVTVAGAVSEAAAEAAARTVAASTLLRCAVAGQDPNWGRVLAQLGTVPESVCPFDPDQVDVAINGVTVFRHGNVGEDRSHVDMTPRETRIDIDLHSGQAQATVWTNDLTHDYVSINADYTT; this is translated from the coding sequence ATGAGTGTCACGGCAGCACAGGGGTTTCGGGCCGCAGGCGTCGCCGCGGGCCTCAAGCCCTCGGCAGCCCCGGACCTCGCGCTGGTCGTCAACGACGGCCCCCACGACGTCGCCGCGGGAGTCTTCACCACTAACCGGGTGGTGGCCGCACCCGTGGTGTGGTCCCGGCAGGCTCTAGCCCCCGCCTGCGGGCAGGAGGGGGGGCGTGCTAGGGCGGTCGTCCTCAACTCGGGGTCGGCCAACGCCTGCACCGGGGTCCAGGGGGTACGCGACACCGAGGCCACCGCCATGCACGTGGCCGGCCTGCTGGGGTGCGACCCTGCGGAGGTCCTGGTGTGCTCCACCGGAGTCATCGGCGAGCCTCTCGACATGCCGCGTCTCCTGGACGGTGCCGACGTAGCGGCGCTCTGCCTGGAGGCCACCGCTGATGCTGGCACTGCGGCCGCCACCGCCATCATGACCACGGACACGGTCTCCAAGGAGGAGGCGCTCACGGTGGGCTCAGGCCCGGGCCGCTGGACTGTCGGCGGCATGATCAAGGGCGTGGGTATGCTTGCACCGGCTATGGCCACTATGCTGGCTGTGGTCACCACGGACGCGGTGGTTACTCCCGATGCTGCCCGGCAGGCCCTGAGTGCGGCGGCTGCCCGCACTCTTAACCGCATCAGCTCTGACGGCTGCATGTCCACCAACGACACTGTCGTGCTGCTTGCCTCCGGCGCCTCCGGCGTCCCCGTCTCCCAGGAGGAGTTTGAGGATGCCGTGACCGAGCTCCTGGCCCGCCTGGGCCGCAGGCTGGTTGCTGACGCTGAGGGGGCCACGCACGATATTGCCGTCACTGTCGCAGGCGCCGTCAGCGAGGCCGCCGCAGAGGCTGCCGCCCGCACGGTCGCTGCCTCCACCTTGCTGCGGTGTGCCGTGGCCGGCCAGGACCCGAACTGGGGCCGGGTGCTGGCCCAGCTGGGCACCGTGCCCGAGTCGGTCTGCCCCTTCGACCCTGACCAGGTGGACGTGGCGATCAACGGCGTGACCGTCTTCCGTCACGGGAACGTGGGCGAGGACCGCTCCCACGTGGACATGACCCCCCGTGAGACCCGCATCGACATCGACCTTCACTCCGGGCAGGCCCAGGCCACGGTATGGACCAACGATCTTACTCACGACTACGTCTCGATCAACGCGGACTACACCACATGA
- a CDS encoding acetylornithine transaminase: MSASAATTPAAHALGEGGGSNQAWSARYAQAVMNTFGVPERVLVRGQGTSVWDADGTRYTDMLAGIAVNCLGHAHPAVLQAVSDQLSTLGHVSNFFTTPAQVRLAEELCSLVFPQEGQEVHDVRVFLSNSGTEANEAALKIARRYGGPARSRVLALEDAFHGRTMGALALTHKAAYREPFEPLPGGVEFLPVGDVAALQQAMGPDVAAVFVEPVQGEAGVRELPSGYLEAVRSLTTQAGALLVLDEVQSGMGRTGAWMAHHLVAPGVVPDVVTLAKGLGGGIPVGAVVARGEAASLLGPGQHGTTFGGNPVACAAALAVIATIREERLLEHVSALGAQWAAQLATVPGVSEVRGRGLLLGVGLVDDCAPASEVAEALAREGFIVNAPRPDTIRLAPPLIVSQEETNALTTALARVLASREGD, from the coding sequence GTGAGCGCCTCGGCTGCCACGACGCCAGCCGCACACGCCCTGGGTGAGGGCGGCGGCAGTAACCAGGCCTGGAGCGCGCGCTATGCCCAGGCGGTGATGAACACCTTCGGCGTCCCGGAGCGGGTCCTGGTCCGGGGGCAGGGGACCTCGGTGTGGGACGCCGACGGCACGCGGTACACGGACATGCTGGCCGGCATCGCTGTCAACTGCCTGGGCCACGCCCACCCCGCGGTCCTTCAGGCAGTCAGTGACCAGCTCAGCACGCTGGGACACGTGTCAAACTTCTTCACCACCCCGGCCCAGGTGCGTCTGGCTGAGGAGCTGTGCTCCTTGGTCTTCCCCCAGGAGGGGCAGGAAGTCCATGACGTACGAGTCTTCCTGTCCAATTCCGGCACAGAGGCCAACGAGGCGGCCCTCAAGATCGCTCGCAGGTACGGGGGTCCGGCCCGCTCCCGGGTGCTGGCATTGGAGGACGCCTTCCACGGCAGGACGATGGGTGCCCTGGCCCTGACGCACAAAGCGGCCTACCGGGAGCCTTTCGAGCCTCTGCCGGGGGGAGTGGAGTTCCTGCCTGTCGGCGACGTTGCGGCCCTGCAGCAGGCTATGGGGCCTGACGTCGCTGCGGTCTTTGTTGAGCCTGTACAGGGTGAGGCCGGGGTTCGGGAGCTGCCCAGCGGGTACCTGGAGGCTGTCCGTAGCCTCACGACGCAGGCAGGCGCCCTGCTGGTCCTTGACGAGGTCCAGTCGGGGATGGGACGTACTGGAGCGTGGATGGCGCACCACCTCGTGGCCCCGGGTGTCGTTCCTGACGTGGTGACCCTTGCCAAGGGGCTGGGTGGCGGCATCCCGGTGGGTGCTGTCGTGGCACGTGGGGAGGCAGCCTCCCTCCTGGGGCCAGGCCAGCACGGCACCACCTTCGGGGGCAACCCGGTTGCCTGCGCTGCAGCCTTGGCCGTGATCGCCACGATCCGCGAGGAGAGGCTGCTGGAGCACGTCAGTGCCCTGGGAGCGCAGTGGGCGGCTCAGCTGGCCACGGTTCCCGGTGTCAGTGAGGTGAGGGGGCGTGGCCTCCTGCTGGGTGTTGGCCTGGTGGATGACTGTGCCCCGGCCAGCGAGGTCGCTGAGGCCCTTGCCCGGGAGGGGTTCATCGTGAACGCACCGCGCCCCGACACCATCCGGCTGGCCCCGCCCCTTATCGTCTCCCAGGAGGAGACGAACGCCTTGACCACAGCCCTGGCCAGGGTCCTGGCCTCGCGGGAGGGGGACTGA
- a CDS encoding arginine repressor — protein sequence MSSAAAGEDTGGDQPGTVPGTKAARHVLIAQILSRSWIRSQAELRDALAARGVSATQATLSRDLVELRATKVRSATGVPVYSLPEVGAPGQVAAVGSRSSDSESLSDYVTARLTRWCADLLVAAEFSGSQVVLRTPAGAAQLLAGAVDDAMMPGVLGCIAGDDTVLVITRSEQDSAELVALLLALAEPASRR from the coding sequence ATGAGCAGCGCTGCCGCGGGCGAGGACACCGGCGGCGACCAGCCTGGGACGGTTCCCGGGACAAAAGCCGCTCGGCACGTGCTGATCGCCCAGATCCTCTCCCGGTCATGGATCCGGTCGCAGGCGGAGCTGCGCGACGCCCTGGCTGCGCGGGGGGTCAGCGCCACCCAGGCCACCCTGTCCCGTGACCTGGTCGAGCTGAGAGCGACCAAGGTGCGCTCGGCAACCGGGGTGCCGGTCTACTCGCTTCCCGAGGTGGGGGCACCGGGGCAGGTCGCGGCGGTCGGCAGCCGCAGCTCGGACTCTGAGTCCCTGTCCGACTACGTGACTGCCCGACTGACACGGTGGTGCGCGGACCTGCTGGTCGCCGCCGAGTTCTCCGGCAGTCAGGTGGTGCTGCGTACCCCTGCAGGCGCTGCCCAGCTGCTGGCTGGCGCTGTTGACGACGCGATGATGCCCGGGGTGCTGGGCTGCATCGCCGGTGACGACACAGTCCTGGTGATTACCCGCAGCGAGCAGGACTCCGCCGAGCTTGTCGCCCTGCTCCTAGCCCTGGCGGAACCAGCATCCCGACGATAG